The proteins below are encoded in one region of Candidatus Methylomirabilota bacterium:
- a CDS encoding response regulator, translated as MTETAKRLLLVEDDRFLRRACEVALKQRGFAVTSAVDGEEGLRLARGEPWDLILLDMLMPKLSGLEVLKAIRSDEATRGLRVLILSNSSREQDVQEVTRLGVEGYFVKSNLSLQELGDRVSEILAAKG; from the coding sequence ATGACGGAGACGGCGAAACGGCTCCTGCTGGTCGAAGACGATCGCTTCCTGCGGCGCGCCTGCGAGGTGGCCCTCAAGCAGCGCGGGTTCGCGGTGACGTCGGCGGTGGACGGCGAGGAGGGCCTCCGCCTCGCCCGGGGTGAGCCCTGGGACCTGATCCTGCTCGACATGCTGATGCCCAAGCTCTCGGGGCTCGAGGTGCTGAAGGCGATCCGGAGCGACGAGGCCACGCGCGGGCTCCGCGTGCTCATCCTGTCGAACTCCTCGCGCGAGCAGGACGTGCAGGAGGTGACGCGGCTCGGCGTCGAGGGCTACTTCGTCAAGTCGAACCTCTCGCTCCAGGAGCTCGGCGACCGCGTGAGCGAGATCCTGGCCGCGAAGGGCTAG